One window of the Candidatus Methylomirabilota bacterium genome contains the following:
- a CDS encoding class I SAM-dependent methyltransferase yields the protein MSHPGGRGLPKATSSDASRARWNRRWSEERAQPSPAPSELLVAAVDGLAPGSALDLACGTGRNAVWLAHRGWRVTAVDFSEAALRMARALASDEGVAVEWIEADAAAWTPPARAFDLVCVLYLQLPAVERRSALAHAAAAVRPGGTLLVVGHDLLNLTEGWAGPTQADVLFTPADVVAEIDGLEVVRAERVRRAVAEAPPGRAAIDALVSARRIA from the coding sequence GTGAGCCACCCGGGCGGACGCGGTCTGCCGAAGGCGACGTCATCCGACGCGTCGCGCGCGCGGTGGAACCGGCGCTGGAGCGAGGAGCGGGCGCAGCCGAGCCCGGCGCCGAGCGAGCTCCTCGTCGCGGCGGTCGACGGCCTCGCGCCCGGCTCCGCGCTCGACCTGGCGTGCGGGACGGGGCGCAACGCGGTGTGGCTGGCCCACCGTGGCTGGCGCGTCACCGCGGTCGATTTCTCCGAGGCCGCACTGCGAATGGCCCGCGCGCTCGCGTCGGACGAGGGCGTCGCGGTGGAGTGGATCGAGGCCGATGCGGCGGCCTGGACGCCGCCGGCCCGCGCGTTCGACCTCGTGTGCGTGCTGTACCTGCAGCTCCCGGCGGTCGAGCGCCGGAGCGCGCTGGCTCATGCCGCGGCCGCGGTGCGTCCGGGCGGCACGCTGCTCGTGGTGGGGCACGACCTGCTGAATCTCACCGAGGGCTGGGCCGGGCCCACGCAGGCCGACGTGCTCTTCACCCCGGCCGACGTGGTCGCCGAGATCGACGGGCTCGAGGTCGTGCGGGCCGAGCGCGTGCGCCGCGCCGTCGCGGAGGCGCCCCCGGGGCGCGCCGCGATCGACGCGCTGGTCTCCGCGCGCCGTATCGCCTGA
- a CDS encoding aldo/keto reductase: MPAPSVPEFLYGTAWKEERTQGLVELALRTGFRGIDTANQRRHYFEAAVGQGLAAAYREGVVTRDDLFLQTKYTYPPGQDHRLPYDAQADLSTQVAQSMASSLEHLGTDHVDSYVLHGPASLHDWTEYDAEVWSAMVRERDAGRTRLLGVSNVSLEQLEQMVGSGAEAPAFVQNRCFARDGWDREVRAFCAERHIVYQGFSLLTANRPVLADPLVADIAAREGASPAQVVFRFALAVGMLPITGTSSAAHMTQDLASRALSLSPDEVRAIEALAE; this comes from the coding sequence ATGCCGGCACCGTCCGTCCCCGAGTTCCTCTACGGCACCGCCTGGAAGGAGGAGCGCACGCAGGGCCTCGTCGAGCTGGCGCTGCGCACGGGCTTCCGCGGCATCGACACCGCCAACCAGCGCCGGCACTACTTCGAGGCCGCGGTCGGCCAGGGCCTCGCCGCGGCGTATCGCGAGGGCGTGGTCACCCGCGACGACCTGTTCCTGCAGACCAAGTACACGTACCCGCCCGGCCAGGATCATCGCCTGCCGTACGACGCGCAGGCCGATCTCTCCACCCAGGTGGCGCAGTCCATGGCCAGCTCGCTCGAGCACCTGGGCACCGATCACGTGGACAGCTACGTGCTGCACGGGCCGGCGTCGCTCCACGACTGGACGGAATACGACGCCGAGGTCTGGAGCGCGATGGTGCGCGAGCGCGATGCCGGCCGGACCCGGCTGCTCGGCGTGAGTAACGTCTCGCTCGAGCAGCTCGAGCAGATGGTGGGCTCCGGCGCGGAGGCGCCCGCCTTCGTGCAGAACCGGTGCTTCGCCCGCGACGGCTGGGACCGCGAGGTGCGCGCCTTCTGCGCCGAGCGGCACATCGTCTATCAGGGTTTCTCGCTGCTCACCGCGAACCGGCCGGTGCTGGCCGACCCGCTGGTGGCCGACATCGCCGCGCGCGAGGGCGCCAGCCCGGCCCAGGTCGTCTTCCGTTTCGCCCTGGCGGTCGGCATGCTGCCGATCACCGGCACGTCCAGCGCCGCCCACATGACGCAGGATCTGGCCAGCCGCGCGCTGTCGCTCTCGCCGGACGAGGTGCGCGCGATCGAGGCGCTGGCCGAGTGA